The following are encoded together in the Chiloscyllium plagiosum isolate BGI_BamShark_2017 chromosome 19, ASM401019v2, whole genome shotgun sequence genome:
- the wnt16 gene encoding protein Wnt-16, with translation MEKGASFGLFRCCMLFAVIPILFPYHCQGNWMWLGCTASGITEKMGCLGLPLSNKQKDLCKRKPNLLPTIKEGARIGIYECQNQFKHERWNCSITNDYSVFGYELTSGTKESAFIQAVMAAGLVHSVTRACSAGNLTECSCDRSLQSGGSADEGWHWGGCSDDIQYGVAFSRKFIHSSEKPSSPDLAGEKEARETMILHNSEAGRQAVSKLLSVNCRCHGVSGSCAVKTCWKTMSSFDKIGQFLKEKYEHSVQILDRSKKKVRRKDKVQRKVPVNRDDLVHIKKSPNYCVEDKKLGIHGTRGRQCNRTSPAADGCNLLCCGRGYNTHVVRHVERCDCKFVWCCYVRCRRCETMTDVHTCK, from the exons ATGGAGAAAGGGGCTTCTTTTGGATTATTTCGGTGTTGTATGTTATTCGCAGTAATCCCAATACTCTTTCCCTACCACTGTCAAGGAAATTGGAT GTGGTTAGGATGCACAGCCAGTGGAATCACCGAGAAGATGGGGTGTCTAGGTTTGCCACTTTCAAACAAACAGAAAGATCTGTGTAAAAGAAAGCCCAATCTTTTGCCGACTATTAAAGAAGGGGCACGCATTGGTATTTATGAATGCCAGAATCAGTTTAAACACGAGAGATGGAACTGCTCAATTACAAATGATTACTCTGTCTTTGGTTACGAGCTAACCAGTG GTACGAAGGAAAGTGCCTTCATCCAGGCGGTGATGGCGGCGGGACTGGTGCACTCGGTGACCCGAGCGTGCAGCGCCGGCAACCTGACCGAGTGTTCCTGTGACAGGAGCCTGCAGAGCGGAGGCTCCGCCGATGAGGGCTGGCACTGGGGCGGCTGTTCTGACGACATCCAGTACGGCGTGGCGTTCAGCAGGAAATTCATCCACTCGAGCGAGAAACCCTCCAGCCCCGATCTGGCAGGAGAGAAGGAAGCTCGGGAAACTATGATCCTGCATAACTCCGAGGCTGGCCGCCAg GCAGTGTCCAAATTGCTGTCTGTGAACTGCCGTTGTCATGGAGTTTCTGGCTCATGTGCTGTGAAGACTTGTTGGAAGACCATGTCATCCTTCGACAAAATCGGTCAATTTCTGAAAGAGAAATACGAGCACAGTGTCCAGATCTTGGACAGGTCAAAGAAAAAAGTGCGTCGCAAAGACAAGGTGCAGCGGAAAGTGCCTGTGAACAGGGACGATCTAGTACATATTAAAAAATCACCAAATTATTGTGTGGAGGATAAGAAGCTTGGGATCCATGGGACTAGGGGAAGGCAATGCAACCGCACCTCACCAGCCGCTGATGGTTGCAACTTGCTGTGCTGCGGCCGGGGATATAACACACATGTAGTCCGGCACGTGGAACGGTGCGACTGTAAGTTTGTGTGGTGTTGCTACGTGCGCTGTCGGAGATGTGAAACCATGACTGATGTGCACACCTGCAAATAG